A single window of Acetobacteraceae bacterium DNA harbors:
- a CDS encoding glycosyltransferase family 4 protein — protein sequence MANKHFKNPIIVQLLPSLQEGGGIARGALEISYALLESGAQPIIISRGFLSKADRERGIIHISFNAQKTFSLLRLLWQVRGLKKILIDNGVDLVHARSRHPAWLAFLACRKLQIPWVTTWHGRHEAKYLSPRYFYNKGLLKGEKVIAVSQAIAQRILSEYKIPSERLEVITRGADSGYFNAGAISFAHRGKLAKAWHLKQNDALILVPSRLSRWKGQDVLLRALAELNKVNAKWQCIFVGEPTSLHYERELLEMIVSLGLEAQVSLKGFCPEMAVAYAMADFVVLPNIAPEPFGRTAIEAQMSGCPVVASACGGYLETLGGSPTATLVPPGDVEALAKAILAELEIPFSLREKRAKKSRDYCKHFFSLSVNLQSTLSIYDGLLGTSLKDAFAQTIR from the coding sequence TTGGCTAATAAACATTTCAAAAATCCTATTATTGTGCAGCTTCTCCCTTCTTTACAGGAAGGAGGGGGGATTGCCCGTGGCGCATTGGAAATTTCTTATGCACTTTTAGAAAGCGGGGCACAGCCGATTATCATTAGCCGAGGTTTTCTTTCAAAAGCAGATAGGGAACGTGGGATTATCCATATTTCTTTTAATGCGCAAAAAACTTTCTCTTTGCTGCGTCTTCTATGGCAGGTTCGGGGATTAAAGAAAATTCTGATAGATAATGGCGTGGATTTAGTACACGCCCGTTCTCGTCATCCAGCTTGGCTTGCTTTTTTAGCCTGTCGAAAACTTCAAATTCCTTGGGTGACAACGTGGCATGGCCGTCATGAGGCAAAATATCTCTCCCCCCGTTATTTTTATAATAAAGGGCTTCTTAAAGGAGAAAAAGTTATTGCTGTCAGCCAAGCTATCGCACAACGGATTTTATCGGAATATAAAATTCCTTCGGAGCGCCTGGAAGTCATTACACGTGGTGCAGATTCTGGTTATTTTAATGCCGGTGCCATTTCTTTTGCGCATAGAGGAAAGCTTGCGAAGGCTTGGCATTTAAAACAAAATGATGCGCTGATTCTCGTTCCTTCTCGCTTAAGTCGTTGGAAGGGGCAGGATGTTCTGCTTCGTGCTTTGGCAGAACTGAATAAGGTCAATGCTAAGTGGCAATGTATTTTTGTGGGGGAGCCGACAAGCCTTCACTATGAGCGTGAGTTATTGGAAATGATTGTTTCTTTAGGCTTGGAGGCGCAGGTTTCACTGAAAGGATTTTGTCCAGAGATGGCTGTTGCTTATGCAATGGCAGATTTTGTCGTTTTACCTAATATTGCGCCTGAACCTTTCGGACGCACGGCGATTGAAGCGCAAATGAGCGGCTGCCCTGTGGTTGCATCGGCGTGCGGAGGGTATTTAGAAACGTTAGGAGGCTCACCAACGGCAACGCTTGTGCCGCCCGGTGATGTGGAGGCGCTTGCGAAGGCTATTTTGGCAGAATTAGAAATACCATTTTCTTTACGGGAAAAAAGGGCGAAAAAAAGCAGAGATTACTGTAAGCATTTTTTTTCACTTTCCGTGAATTTGCAATCTACCCTCAGTATTTATGATGGGTTGCTTGGAACCTCTTTGAAAGATGCCTTTGCGCAGACGATACGTTAA